From the genome of Nicotiana sylvestris chromosome 1, ASM39365v2, whole genome shotgun sequence:
TCATTTAGCTTAATTGGCTCAAGATACTGCTTGAAAAACTGCCCCAAACTAGAACCCTGCAAATAACATAAGATTGTTGACAAGGTTTAAGGAGAAGTTTCTGTAAACGAATATCACACCATTGAAGATCAAAATTCAAGCTCAACTATTTCTACTGAGCCAAAGTCATCTAGCACTGATTTCAAGGAGCACATACATGCTCACCAAAATTATATGTTCTGCAAACTTCTGGGCGAATAAATTGTCGACCTCTGTGATTCTCTTTGAGTCTTAGCCAGTCGTCCCAGTAAGTAAAAGTAAGGTCAAAGAAAATATTTGAAGGTTCCAAGGTAGTCAATTTAGGCAAGAAATAAGCACATCAGTTCGAAAGGATATGCCTTTGGCCACTTTGGAGATAATTCGTCCCAAGTAGATTTTGAAAGCATCCATCCAAGACCGGGAAAAAAATCTGAGCGGTAAAGAGCATCTGCAGTGTAAATTATAAAGCATTTCAGTGAGATCAGAAAAGCGGGGCTCTTTTTACTTTGCTAAAAATCACCTAAATAATATCAATATATTCCGCAACATTGAGAAGAAAACAATGGGATTAACCTCCATGGAGGATATACTTTTGCTCAGCCCAACAATGAAATCAATGGGGTAAAAACACGcaactcctttttttttttttggacagTCCAAATATTCAATCGAAGCCCCACAATCCTAGAAAGGACTATGGATTTGAAAAGAGAACCGTGGCGTCCCAAAATTTTCTCTTACGACAATCTTAGCCATAAAATATTTGTGTTTGTACCAAAAGAACAAGTCACTTACGAATGCTTGATTCACATGCGAAAACGATTGGCTCTTATCAGTTCAAGAAAAGGTAATTCCCTGTcctaaaatttttaaaaatatattttcttttcttgtttctgcTTTCCAATTTCTCATAAAACTTCCCGTTACAACTCCAATGAGCAAATTTTCAACTTTTCCCCTTTTTCATTGGTTTCTCCAAAACGAGAAGAGACGTTAAAATTCAGTACTAAGCAGCTACCGACTGTTCCGACGCGCCCTTGATCTATTTTGATAAAGACCAAAAACCTATCTCTAAAATGGAGCCTAGTTTAAGCTGTCAAACAAGTGATGATTGAATGAAAGAAAAACAACTAGTATATTGTAACACTACCAATCTTCTTACTGATGCTTGTATTAGCATGAGTAATATGATTCAATTTCAAGTTGATGATTAAAAAGGATATGGGTTGAGCAAGGAGAAAGAGAGACAATGGCAGAGAAATTCAGGAACCAGTCACAGAAAGAGAGACATGTGGCAGACAAATCCAAGAACCAGTCATAGAAAAGGAATAAAGAAAAAACTGCAGAGGTATATCAAAAGTAAAGTACTCAAAGGCAAATCGTTTACGCTGTTTAGAATATAATTTCTTTCCAGGAATCAAAAACAAAATGAAGTATAACCATTCAACAGAACAGAAAAAGAAACCATCTGCACTAAGCAGTGTTTGGGTTTCTTCATTGAACAACGGCCTATGATATTTCTAATTGAAACAGGAGAAGAGTTCAAAAGAAAAATCATAACCACCAATCGCAAAGGACAAAAAAAGAAGTAAGAAAGAAAAAACTTACAAGGATCTTGGACAAACTGCATTTGTCCATTGTCATTCCAAGAAGAAATAGCCATAATCGACCTGGAATGTTCACCATAAAAATTTAGGAAATTCTTGTAACATACTTGGGACATTTAGAACAGGCTTTTTATCCCCATGTTTTAGGCTAATCCCATTCTAGTTCGTTCACTATACCACTTAGCATATTTGGACATCAGTCCATGAGGGAAAAGCTTTTAATCCTTTTGCTAAGAATGTTATATAACCAAAATGGAAATCAATCTATCCCCTCGCTGCAATCAGATTTTCTCCTATCACAAGCCTGGAAGAGCAGGAGATCTTGGATGCTGTCGAATCTGATTATGTTGGTTCTTTAAAGAAAATGAGGGGGGAGTTGGACACGAGTAAAAAAATAGTAATTTTCCTCAGACTAGGATAAATTCAATAATTCTTTGTGTTAGAATAGTTATGTAAATAGGAGTAAATAAccctaatcccatatgtattCGGAGTAGgacatgttatgtatatatatatatatatatatagggctcattgtattGTGTTTAATATAAGAGAataatatcaataatattttctcccgtgcattctcacatggtatcagagcagcaGTGAGAAAATATCCGGGAAAGAAAACCCACCCAAAACAGTCATCGTGCATCAATTCCGGCGACCTTTTAGGGCTGTTTTtcgaaaaaaaatcaatttccaTCGGTATTGTACAAAAACCAACACCACCACAACATCCCCCAACCCCCGGCGACCAAACCCCATCAAACACCTCCGGCAGACAACCTCTCACGCGCCGCCACGCGCCGCCCGGAGGATTTTTTTTCCGGCGAGATCTGCTTCACGCGCCGGCGCGTGGAGCCCTTTCCGGCCATTTTTTGACGACGGATCTTCGGAACAGTTGGGTCGGCTACTAATTCTGACCCTACCCATCCTCTTTTCGTTTGATTCCGACCATTTTGAGGTTTTTCCGGCATCTACACTGATTTTTTTCCGGCAGCTACAGTAATTTCCCGGCAAAAACAGTGTTTCCTTCATCTGTTTCAGCGAGTTTTCACGATGTCTTTGGGAGTCGATGCTTTCGGATCTAAAAAACCGGGTTCTGGCAGTTCCGGTGTTATGATTACCTCAGAACCTTTAATGGGAGGTTCACACTACTTAGCTTGGGCTTCGTCtgtcgagttgtggtgtaaaggtcaaggAGTTCAAGATCATTTAATAAAAAAGGCTAGCGAAGGTGATGAAAAGGCCAAAACACTGTGGGAGAAGGTCGATGCTCAGTTATGTAGTATCCTGTGGCGATCTATTGATTCCAAGTTGATGCCCTTGTTCCGTCCATTCCAGAGATGTTATTTAGTTTGGGAAAAGGCTCGTAATTTATACACTAATGACATATCTCGTTTCTATGATGTAATATCGCGAATGACAAGCTTGAAGAAACAGGAATTGAatatgtctacttacttgggACAAGTACATGCAGTCATGGAAGAATTTGAGACATTGATACCAGTTTTTGCTAGTATTGAAAAGCAACAAGAGCAACGACAGAAgatgtttctagttcttacactcGCTGGACTCCCTAATGACCTTGATTCAGTACGTGACCAGATTTTGGCTAGTCCGACTGTCCCCacagttgatgaattattctctcgatTACTTCGCCTTGCTGCAGCACCAAGTCACCCAGTGAGCTCATCACAGACACTTGACTCATCTGTCCTCGTATCTCAGTCAGTGGACAATCGGGCATCTCATACTATGGAGAATAGACGAGGAGGAGGTCGTTTTGGAAGATCTAGACCCAAGTGCTCTTATTGTCATAAACTTGGACACACTTGTGACGTGTGCTATTTTTTACATGCTCAGACTGAGACTACAGGTAACCAGGGTTTTTCTTTATCTGAAGGGGAGTATAATGAGTTCCTTCAGTATCGAGCAAGTAAGCAGACATCTCCACAAATAGCCTCTGTTGCTCAGACTGATACTTCTAttgctggtaattcttttgcttgtgttttccagtctagtactcttggacAATGGGTTGTGGACTCAGCCGCTTCTGATCATATCTCTGGTAATAAATCACATTTGTCAAATATTGCGTATTCACAGTCTCTTCCCactgttactttagccaatgggtctcaaaccaaagcaaaaggagttggacaAGCGAATCCCCTACCCTCTGTCACTCTAGATTCCGTTCTCTATGTCCCTAGATGTCCTTTTAATCTTGCATTTGTTAGTCGTTTGACTCGTGCCCTCcattgtggtatatattttattgatgattccTTTATTATGCAGGACCGCAGTACGGGGCAGACGATTGGAACAGGACTTGAATCAGAAGGCCTTTACTACCTTAACTCACTCAATTCCTCCAAGGCATGTCTAGTTACAGATACTCCGGACCTAATTCATAGACGTTTAGGACATCCAAGCTTATCCAAGCTTCAGAAGATGGTGCCTAGTTTGTCTAGTTTATCTACACTAGTGTGTGAGTCATGTCAGCTCGGGAAACATACCCGAGCCTCCTTTCCTCGTAGTATTGAGAGTCATGCATAGTCTGTTTTTTCTTTAgttcattctgatatatggggtcctagtagagtcagttcaaccttgggatttcgttattttgttagttttattgaTGATCATGCAAGATGTACTTGGAttttcttaatgaaagatcgttctgagttgttttctatattccagaatttttgtgctgaaattaaaaatcaatttggtgtttcTATTCGCACTTTTcgcagtgataatgccttagaatattTATCCTCTcaatttcagcagtttatgacTTCTCAAGGAATTATTCATCAGACCTCTTGTCCTTATACCCCttcagcaaaatggggttgcagaGAGAAAGAATAGGCACATCATTGAGACTGCTCGCACACTTCTCATTGAATCTTATGTTCCGTTGCGTTTTTGGGGCGATGCAGTTCTCACAGCTTGTTATTTAGTTAATCGGATGCCTTCCTCTCCCATTCACAATTAGATACCGTATGCAGTATTGTTTCCCCAATCACCCTTATACTCTGTTCCCCTCGTGTTTTTGGGAGCACTTGTTTCGTTCATAACTTAGCCCCtgggaaagataagttagctcctcgtgctctcaagtgtgtcttccttggttattctcgtgTTCAGAAGGGATATCGTTGTTACTCACCTGATATTCGTAGGTACTTTATGTCCTCTGACGTCACATTTTTTGAGTCTAAACCTTTCTTTACCTTTTCTAACCATTCTGGCCACCTTGATAtatctgaggtcttacctataccgACCTTTAAGGAGTCTACTATAGCTCCTCCTTCACTTTCCGCCACAGAAGCCTTACCCGAGTCTACTATAGCTCCTCCTTCACCTTCCGCTACAGAAGTCTTACCCATTCCAACCGTTGGGGAGTCTAGTGTGGCTCCTCCTAGACTCCCTGCCACAGGAACACCACTCTTGACATATCATCGTCGTCCGCACCCAGCATCAGGCCCAGCTGATTCACGTCCTGCACCTGACCATGCTCCTCCTGCGGACTTGTCTCTTCCTAGTACACCGATTGCACTTCGGAAAGGTATACGGACCACCCTTAATCCTAATCCCCATTATGCCGGTTTGAGTTATCATTGTTTGTCATCACCCTATTATgcttttctatcttttttgtcctctgtttccatccctaagtctataggtgaagcattgtctcatcTAGGATGGCGACAAgctatgattgacgagatgtctgctttacatacgagtggtacttgggagctcgtccctcttccttcaggtaaatcttctgttggttgtcgttgggtgtaTGCAGTCAAGGTTGGTCTGGATGGTAAGGTTGATCGTcttaaggctcgtcttgttgccaagggatataCTCAGATATTTGGGCTCGATTACAGTGATACCTTCTCCCCCGTGGCTAAGATAGCATCAGttcgcctttttctatccatggttGTTGTTCGCCATTGGCCCCTCTATCAGCGGGACATTAAGAATGCATTTTTACACGGTGACCTTGTGGATGAAGTTTATATGAAGCAACCACCTGtgtttgttgctcagggggagtctcgtggccttgtatgtcgcttgcgccggtcactttatggtctaaagcagtctcctcgagtctggtttggtaagttcagcacagtTATCCAGGAATTTGGCATGATTCGGAGTGAAACTGATCACTCAGTATTCTATCGGCATTCTGCTTCGGATCTCTGTATTTATCTGGTGGTCTATGTTGACGACATTGTTATTACCGGCAATGACCAGGATAGTATTACTAaattgaagcaacatctctttcagcactttcagactaaggatctgggcaaactaaagtattttctgggtattgaggtcgctcagtctagctcaggtattgtgatctcacaacgaaagtatgccttagatattcttgaggagataggaatgacaggttgtagacctgttgacactccgatggatccgaattctaaacttctgccagAACAGGGGGAGTCTCTTAGCGATCCTGCAAGATATAGAcggttggttggtaaattaaattaccttACAGTGACAAGACCTGACATTTCCTTTTCTGTGAATGTTgtgagtcagtttatggattcttcgtgtgatagtcattgggatgcagttgttcgcattcttcgttatataaaatcagctccaggcaaaggtttattatttgaggatcgaggccatgagcagatcgttggatactcagatgctgattgggcaggatcaccttctgataggcgttctacgtctggatattgtatcttagtaggaggaaatttgctgttctggaagagcaagaaacaaaatatggttgctcggtctagtgcagaagcagaatatcgagcgATGGCTATGGCGACATGTGAGCTAATTTGGATCAAACAGTTTCTcgaggagttgaaatttggtgtgATTAGTCAGATGGgacttgtgtgtgataatcaagttgctcttcatattgcgtcaaatccagtgttcatgagagaactaaacacattgagattgactgtcactttgtcagagaaaagatattctcgggagatattgctacaaagtttgtgaagtcgaatgatcagcttgcagatattttcaccaagtccctcactggtcctcgtattaactacatatgtaacaagctcggtacatatgatttatatgcaccaTCTTGAGGGGAAGTATTAGAATAGTTATGTAAATAGGAGTAAATAAccctaatcccatatgtattaggagtaggacatgttatgtatatatatatagggctcattgtattGTGTTTAATATAAGAGAataatatcaataatattttctcccgtgcattctcacacTTTGAAAGTAAAACAACGCAACATCCGGCCTTACTTGTCTCTGTCAAGAAGAGTAGCTCCAGCctcaaaaaagtcaaaaaaatcaGGGGCAATTTCCATATCATCTGCATGTCAGAGGCACAGATATTGtgagaagaaaaagagcaaagAACATCAACGTGATTAAGATAGATCAGCAGTACCTTCTAGTATGATAACACGGCTAAAATTATGCTTGTAAAACAGCTGATCCAATGCCCACTTGTAATGACCTACGAAAAGAGTGATCGACAATGGCTAAGGCAAGACTAGCACTAGTTGGAATAAAAATGAGTTAAGAAAAAAGATGGGGGGAAAAAAGACCAATCATCCTTACGTGCAATTTTGTAGTATGCAATCAGCTCCCCTGGTCTTTCAGTATGCACAGGTTCAAAATCCAAGTGCTGTTGATAAAGAATCGAAAAAGTCTTTTCTTAAGAACTGTCAAGAAAAAGCGCCAACAAGAGTTTGATACCGAGCTTAAGCAGAAGCAATTGTTAACTACACTTCACATTGCCATGCCAGAACAGTTATCAGCTAGGCAGCAAAAGGATACAGACTAAAGTAACTGCAGCcaaatgataaaataaagcaaatagaTTCATATCCTATGCAATGAGTAGCTTTTATCAGAGAAAAACATTAGGTAGAAAAAGCAATTGATAGGTTACAAAACTATGAACCTTATATTGCAGTACATAAATGAATATATGGAACAAAACTGTGGCTACTCATAAAAGAGAGAGAAATCACATATATATGGACTTATGGAGAGAGAGGGAAAAGTTGCAACGTAAGAGCATAAATCAAACAATACATGCCTCTTCCACTTGTGCTGTCTTATAGGGAAAAGGACAAATTGTGTCACACAATGATACAAAGCTGAAGTaataaaaggtttgaaatgaTAAGGAAAATATCTACAGGTTAAATATAAATAATGTATCTTTTCCCATTCCATCTTTTAGCAGATAAAAATTCCTTATGGGCAATATTTCTACTAACTTGTTTCCCTGTACATAATCTTGTTATTGGTAATGATGATGATTGAGTTTTGCTTTTACTGGGTGGTTGTTGATGATCGAGTGTTGCAAGTAAAAACAAGCCTGGCAACAACGAGTTCTTATACTTAAGTCTATACTTCCCCTCCAAGTAAAGACCTGCCTGATTTAAATTTCAAAGATAGAGATACCCCAAACATCCCGTTTTCCCTTCTCAAGTGGTAGAGAAGATTACCTGCATATACGTCAGCTGATCATAGCTCAAAGCAAGCTTCCTGACATCAGGATGTGATCCATCCTGCCAAAGGGAGGTAGATCGAAAAGTAGGTTCAACAACACAAAGAAGACAAGCATACAATAGAAAGCTATGTGCGAAAATAAATGGATACCTGGGATATGAAAAGAGGATATTTTGACGCAACAGATATTTGGTATCTGATGACAACAATGGAAGTACCGGGCTTATCAGCTGAGGCATCTAATATGCAATAAGAAGCAGATAAAATTGTTTTGATACAAAACATACTTTAAGATGGATTTAATAGTCTTTTCCAGGTAATCAGCCCGATTGCAAGCCATAACAACTACAGCAGCCACTGGCATCTAGTAAATATAGTAATTAGGTGATGCACAAATTTGACAGAAATGAAGTCAACAGATGTTGATAGTGAAAGCAAGACTGAGGATATGAGAATGTATGTACACCTGTACATTTCCGATCAACTTTTTTATGCCCTTACCTGTaacaaataaattaaaaatatcaactatataaataagtacaaataCATGTAGCATAGGTATATCTAGAATTAGAGCCCATAATATTAATAACTCAATGATATGAACAGACAGACACATTGACACTAACAGATTTTTGTTGCCACGTACAATGGGTTTCATTATTACAGGCAAACATTTCATATTACTGTGACTAAAAGCAGTGGCTTTTGGACTAAAAGCTGAAAGAAGAAGAGGAGTTTATGAACTTACTTTCAAGATCCTGAACAAGAGCCCTTAATTGTCGGCACTCCTGGTCCTGACGCTTCATTTGTTCTGAAAATGTAGCAAGATGAAGATAAGGAAACTAAAATTACCCATTACCTTTCTTCCCCTCCCCAAAAAAAATACAACTACCTGTTACCCTTCATACAAAAGAGAAAAGTAGCATTTCAGTTTCTGACAGCAAACGCCAGATTTTATTAATTGGGATCTGTTGGGTTTTTTAAAGAGATGGAGCAGCAAGAAGATTAAAAGAATGGTTGAAATtgtctctcattttaattttattAACCAGAGGGCTTTAAATAGCCAACTTGAAAACATAATCTGCAGAATAAATATTCAAAATTCGAAAACCTCAAATAACTAACTTATCCAACTAAATTTACATTTAAACAAAGACTCCTCCTATGACTAAACTACTTATTATTCTAGTAAATCATTAATCAGCAGTAACAGAAGCAAATATTCAACATGATCTGTATTATCACAGAAAGGATAAGGAATAAAGCATTGAAAGAGGACATGAAGAAACTGAAAAGGTCCTATCCTCACTGCTCATCCAGGAAGATGTGTCGAAACTTACAacacaaaaacagaaaatttcttAAAAGAGACCAGATCTACATCAACACAACAACACATAACAGGGATGGGAACAACTGGACATTCAATTCAAAAGGAACATGCAGGATTGGGAACTGGACGAACTCTTTGATCTATACAGAATACTTGAAAACCTCACGATGAACCCACAAACCCCCAACATCCTAAGGTGGGACAACACCAGCAAGGGCATTTATTCAGTGAAGGCAGGGTACAACAAAATGTGCGTATCAAATGAAGTGATTGATCATTGGCCTTGGAAActaatctggaaaaaaaaaactcCCCACTAAAGTCATGTGCTTTACATGGACAGCCCTCAAAGAAGCTATCCTGACTCAAGATTTGTAGAAGGGGTTTTCAAATGGTGTACAGATGTTACATGTGTCATCAGAGTTCAGAGTCAGTAAATCGTCTTTTTTTGCATTGTTCAGTGGCTGCAGACATATGGCAAATGTTCCTATCAGTTTTTGGTATTAGCTGGACAACACCTCAGAACCTAAAGGAAGCAGTAGAAAGTTGGAGCTTCTGGGAAGTTGACGGTACCATCAAAAAGACCTGGCAGATGATCCCAGCATGTATTTTTTGGTGTATTTGAACAGAAAGAAATAGCAGATGTTTTGATGGCGTTTCAACTCCTAATTGCTCCCTGAAATCTATATGTTTGATGAATCTTTTTAGTTGGAGTAACCTTTCCCCTGTAAATGACGTTATTCCCCTCCTAGATTTCATTAGCTCTCTTACATTGGCCTAGCAGGCAAAGTTTTGGTATTGGTTAGCTCATGCTCTGATCTAGATTTTTGTAATTGGAGTTAACCATTACTATCTTTTGTACTCTCTTGCATCTTCTTGATCAGATTTTTTCAGTGTACTCGCTTATGATAGGACCAAAACttacatgaaattttcaagatagacTATTTCCAATAGATCCATTTGTAGAATGGAGGAAAAAAATCCATCTTTCAAGAGGacaatgaagaaagaaaagactacaccGAGAAACACTTTGCACCTTCAAGAGCAACTATTCTTCCTTGCTGCAGGCTAATCTGGTCAATAAGCAATCTGGTCTGGCTTGTACAATGATTTTCTGCTTCAATCTGTGTCATTCAATGATTTATACACATAGTGAGCAATTAAAAGTTCTTTACTTCTTTCTTTAGCCTGCATCATTCAAGAAGGGTGCAGTTGTATGCTGTTAAGACAACACAAAGAAAGATTATGCAATATCCTTctgagaagaaaagagaagatttttGGAATGACATTTGAATTGTTGAAGGATGCCTTCAAGTAAAGCATATGAAGCTTTTAGAAACATCATATTCACAATACGTGACATGAATACAAATTCTTAAACGGTAGAATAAAAGAAATATGTCTACGGTATTTAGATTTCCTCTAGGGAGGATGACTAGATGAGTCCAGATACATACTGCAGCAGCAAGGCGATCTGCATATTCTGACTGTGTCGCAAAAAGCCGCATCTGAGCAATGTAGCAAAAGCAACCACTTAAAACCATACCTAATTCACCATTAAGCAAACACTAAtccagaaagaaaaagaaagaaataaaaaaaaaaggtaaattcTTTTCATAGTACCCATGTCAACAAAACCAAGTAACGTCATATGTCAATGTGAAGATGAAACAATCTAACAGTGCAAAGAAAGGACTGCTTGGGTTGGTGGGCAAGTTGTGACTTTTGCTAAGCAATATAAACTTTTCTTTTTACAATTGTGGTTGAATGCATCTCCGCTAATCCACCGGGTACTTAATACCTCCTACTAGCACAGATATCGAGCAACTCTATCCACCAAGCTTAGACAGATGAGAATACTGTTGCCCAAATTTTTCAATCGTTACGCCAGAACCTGGGGGCTAGAAGTTAAATCTTGATATTTGCTTTTGTCTAATACATCAGAAAGAGATAACAGAGATACCAAAACTAAACCTACAGTACAGTACCATAAGTTCTTTACCTAAGATGGTACAGTGCCGTCAGAATCTATTGCAATAGCAGAAAAAAGTTTCAACTGCTTCGCCTACAAGTCATGAGAATTTCAAATGCATAGCCTACAGAAGTTCTTTTGGGCATGTGAATCTCAATTCTTTCCTAAcggctcaccttatctttgccAAGGGGAATTTGCGACCAAAATCCTAAAAGAGGAACCAGCTGCTTAAAGTGGCACTTCCCACCAGTGGCACAGCTAAATGTATTGAAGGGTGTTCACTTTAATCTCTTACAAGAAAAGTTGCACTGTACAAATAGGGGAAAaactatttattatatatataaaaaagaaatTGTTGAATCCCCTTGATAGTTAAGCTATTCTGCAAGTTTGCATTTGCTTTTTAATCCCCTAGGTATAAATCCTGACTCTGCCACTGCTGCCCACATGGATAGTGAGGATTCATATAATTGAAACGTACTTGTTGTTGTTAAAACTGTTCTCTAGTTTCCTATTTAATAACAAACTTGTTCCAAATTCTACGTAATTCAAAATTAGTTCCACTAATTTATTAGTCTATCAATTTTCTGTATTAAAGATTGCAAATTATGTTCATGTAAGAGAAGGCTAAGGTTTCAGGACTGCATTAAGAGTATGGTCCAAAAGAAACCTAACCTAATGCACCTATTTCATTGCTGGTGATCTTAATCGTACAAGAAAGATAGATCTGAGATAAGAGAACCTGTGTGTAGATGAAGGCGACAGCAGCCAAGATGAGTAGGTACCGGAAATCACAGCAAAACTTGTTCCCTCTCATCGTGCGAATTCGATTGAAGGCTTTAGGAGAAAGCGAATTGTCTCTCAGTGTTCAGTTATGAGTGTTTCATCGCTGGATTTACTTTGCCTGTTCAGTTAGGATCAAGTCAATATTGGTCCTTTTCATCCTCTCTTCTCTATGGGAAATAAACTCCAACAAGACAATTATAAGGGGgaaaaaacacaaattaaatattaaaaaaatacccTGTTTTAGTACAGGAATAATATGCATAAAATTATAATGCAGGGATTAAAATATGTGTTTTGCTTATTTAGAAGAAAATTGGTTAATATATGAGGGTCATTTTGGTCTTTTTAGTTATTTTCATACATATATTACTAATTTCCATATTTTTGTTACACCTCATATTCCAGGTGTAAAATAATACATTTATTGGTTCCTGCGTAACTTATGCATATATTTTTTATGcaggcaacaaaaacaacaaccaaacaacGTATATATAAGGCGAAATACATAAACGGCCCATTTAAGTTGTCCACAACGATCAAACCGTCTCTTCAACTAACCCATTCACCATTTAGACACTTCAAGTGACTATTAAATGTATCAAATAAACACCCGGGTGCAACAGACCACATACGTGAGTTGCAATTGCCAATGACCTGTTAAATGAGCCAATTAAAGTACGACACGTGTAATTTATAATAAAAAAGACACATATAATTAACAAAACTAGAAAATAcatctaaagaagaaaaataaac
Proteins encoded in this window:
- the LOC104247634 gene encoding alpha-1,3-mannosyl-glycoprotein 2-beta-N-acetylglucosaminyltransferase, which translates into the protein MRGNKFCCDFRYLLILAAVAFIYTQMRLFATQSEYADRLAAAIEAENHCTSQTRLLIDQISLQQGRIVALEEQMKRQDQECRQLRALVQDLESKGIKKLIGNVQMPVAAVVVMACNRADYLEKTIKSILKYQISVASKYPLFISQDGSHPDVRKLALSYDQLTYMQHLDFEPVHTERPGELIAYYKIARHYKWALDQLFYKHNFSRVIILEDDMEIAPDFFDFFEAGATLLDRDKSIMAISSWNDNGQMQFVQDPYALYRSDFFPGLGWMLSKSTWDELSPKWPKAYWDDWLRLKENHRGRQFIRPEVCRTYNFGEHGSSLGQFFKQYLEPIKLNDVQVDWKSMDLSYLLEDNYVKHFGDLVKKAKPIHGADAVLKAFNIDGDVRIQYRDQLDFENIARQFGIFEEWKDGVPRAAYKGIVVFRYQTSRRVFLVGHDSLQQLGIEDT